In Streptomyces dangxiongensis, one DNA window encodes the following:
- a CDS encoding acyl-CoA mutase large subunit family protein, whose translation MDAHAIEEGRRRWQARYDAARKRDADFTTLSGDPVEPVYGPRPGDTYEGFDRIGWPGEYPFTRGLHPTGYRGRTWTIRQFAGFGNAEQTNERYKMILAAGGGGLSVAFDMPTLMGRDSDDPRSLGEVGHCGVAIDSAADMEVLFKDIPLGDVTTSMTISGPAVPVFCMYLVAAERQGVDPGVLNGTLQTDIFKEYIAQKEWLFQPEPHLRLIGDLMEYCAAGIPAYKPLSVSGYHIREAGATAAQELAYTLADGFGYVELGLSRGLDVDVFAPGLSFFFDAHLDFFEEIAKFRAARRIWARWMRDVYGAKSDKAQWLRFHTQTAGVSLTAQQPYNNVVRTAVEALAAVLGGTNSLHTNALDETLALPSEQAAEIALRTQQVLMEETGVANVADPLGGSWYVERLTDRIEADAEKIFEQIRERGLRAHPDGRHPIGPITSGILRGIEDGWFTGEIAESAFRYQQSLEKGDKRVVGVNVATGSVTGDLEILRVSHEVEREQVRALAGRRTARDEAAVRGALDGMLAAARSGANMIEPMLDAVRAEATLGEICGVLRDEWGVYTEPPGF comes from the coding sequence ATGGACGCTCACGCCATCGAGGAGGGCCGCCGTCGCTGGCAGGCCCGCTACGACGCCGCGCGCAAGCGCGACGCGGACTTCACCACGCTCTCCGGCGACCCCGTGGAGCCGGTGTACGGGCCCCGCCCGGGCGACACGTACGAGGGATTCGACCGGATCGGCTGGCCCGGGGAGTACCCCTTCACGCGCGGGCTCCACCCGACCGGCTACCGCGGCCGTACCTGGACGATCCGCCAGTTCGCCGGGTTCGGCAACGCCGAGCAGACCAACGAGCGGTACAAGATGATCCTCGCCGCCGGCGGCGGGGGCCTGTCCGTCGCCTTCGACATGCCGACGCTGATGGGCCGCGACTCCGACGACCCGCGCTCGCTCGGCGAGGTCGGGCACTGCGGGGTCGCCATCGACTCGGCCGCCGACATGGAGGTGCTGTTCAAGGACATCCCGCTCGGGGACGTCACGACCTCCATGACCATCAGCGGGCCCGCCGTGCCCGTCTTCTGCATGTACCTGGTCGCCGCCGAGCGCCAGGGCGTCGATCCCGGGGTGCTCAACGGAACCCTCCAGACCGACATCTTCAAGGAGTACATCGCCCAGAAGGAATGGCTCTTCCAGCCGGAGCCCCATCTGCGGCTGATCGGCGACCTGATGGAGTACTGCGCGGCGGGCATCCCGGCGTACAAGCCGTTGTCCGTCTCCGGGTACCACATCCGGGAGGCCGGGGCCACGGCCGCGCAGGAACTGGCGTACACGCTCGCGGACGGCTTCGGATACGTCGAACTGGGCCTCAGCCGCGGACTGGACGTCGACGTCTTCGCACCCGGCCTGTCCTTCTTCTTCGACGCGCACCTCGACTTCTTCGAGGAGATCGCCAAGTTCCGGGCCGCCCGGCGCATCTGGGCGCGCTGGATGCGGGACGTGTACGGCGCCAAGAGCGACAAGGCGCAGTGGCTGCGCTTCCACACCCAGACCGCCGGGGTCTCACTGACCGCGCAGCAGCCGTACAACAACGTGGTGCGTACGGCCGTGGAGGCGCTGGCCGCCGTGCTCGGCGGGACCAACTCGCTGCACACCAACGCCCTGGACGAGACCCTGGCCCTGCCCAGCGAGCAGGCGGCGGAGATCGCCCTGCGCACGCAGCAGGTCCTGATGGAGGAGACGGGGGTCGCCAACGTGGCCGACCCGCTGGGCGGCTCCTGGTACGTCGAGCGGCTGACCGACCGGATCGAGGCGGACGCGGAGAAGATCTTCGAGCAGATCCGGGAGCGGGGCCTGCGGGCCCACCCGGACGGACGGCACCCGATCGGACCGATCACCTCCGGCATCCTGCGCGGGATCGAGGACGGCTGGTTCACCGGGGAGATCGCCGAGTCGGCTTTCCGCTACCAGCAGTCCCTGGAGAAGGGCGACAAGCGGGTCGTGGGCGTCAACGTCGCCACCGGCTCGGTGACCGGAGACCTGGAGATCCTGCGCGTCAGCCACGAGGTGGAGCGGGAGCAGGTGCGGGCGCTCGCCGGACGGAGGACCGCGCGCGACGAGGCGGCGGTGCGCGGCGCCCTGGACGGCATGCTGGCCGCCGCCCGCTCCGGCGCCAACATGATCGAGCCGATGCTGGACGCCGTACGCGCGGAGGCGACGCTGGGCGAGATCTGCGGGGTGCTGCGCGACGAGTGGGGCGTGTACACGGAGCCCCCGGGCTTCTGA
- a CDS encoding DUF3817 domain-containing protein, translated as MKKSVLTRYRVMAYTTGVLLVLLCLSMIAKYGLGVDGAADFTRVVAIAHGWLYVVYLIFAFDLGSKAKWPVGKQLWVLLAGTVPTAAFFVERKISRELDARVGDRTPAVAKA; from the coding sequence ATGAAAAAGAGCGTGCTGACCCGCTACCGCGTCATGGCCTACACCACCGGCGTCCTGCTGGTGCTGCTGTGCCTGAGCATGATCGCGAAGTACGGGCTGGGCGTCGACGGTGCGGCCGACTTCACCCGGGTCGTCGCCATCGCGCACGGCTGGCTGTACGTCGTCTACCTGATCTTCGCCTTCGACCTGGGCTCCAAGGCGAAGTGGCCGGTCGGCAAGCAGCTATGGGTGCTGCTCGCGGGCACCGTTCCGACGGCCGCCTTCTTCGTCGAGCGGAAGATCAGCCGCGAGCTGGACGCGCGGGTCGGCGACCGCACCCCGGCCGTCGCCAAGGCGTAG
- a CDS encoding MarR family winged helix-turn-helix transcriptional regulator, with protein MPKPLSLPFDPIDRADQLWQQRWGNVPSMAAITSIMRAQQILLAEVDAVVKPYGLTFARYEALVLLTFSKAGELPMSKIGERLMVHPTSVTNTVDRLVRSGLVAKRPNPNDGRGTLAVITDKGREVVDAATRDLMAMDFGLGVYDAEECQEIFAMLRPLRIAARDFDEE; from the coding sequence GTGCCGAAGCCTCTCAGCCTCCCGTTCGACCCCATCGACCGCGCCGACCAGCTCTGGCAGCAGCGCTGGGGAAACGTGCCGTCCATGGCCGCGATCACCTCGATCATGCGGGCCCAGCAGATCCTGCTCGCCGAGGTCGACGCGGTGGTCAAGCCGTACGGGCTGACGTTCGCCCGGTACGAGGCGCTGGTGCTGCTCACCTTCTCCAAGGCCGGTGAGCTGCCGATGTCCAAGATCGGCGAGCGGCTGATGGTGCATCCCACGTCGGTGACGAACACCGTGGACCGGCTGGTGCGGTCGGGGCTGGTCGCCAAGCGGCCCAATCCCAACGACGGCCGCGGGACCCTCGCCGTCATCACCGACAAGGGCCGCGAGGTGGTCGACGCGGCCACCCGCGACCTGATGGCCATGGACTTCGGACTCGGCGTGTACGACGCGGAGGAGTGCCAGGAGATCTTCGCGATGCTCCGGCCCCTGCGGATCGCGGCGCGCGACTTCGACGAGGAGTGA
- a CDS encoding TetR/AcrR family transcriptional regulator, giving the protein MSPETAKAQETKTRLLEGALRTLTEQGIARTSARTVAAAAGVNQALVFYHFGSVDELLAAACRYGAEKAVAGYRERLAGVSSLSELLTLGREIHERERAGGHVTLLGQLLAGAPTHAALGPATADGLRLWITEIERVLTRLLASTPFGEFVDPAGLARAVAASFVGIELYEGVDDRGAHAALGALEQLGALVAALEDLGPVAQRAVRHRLRRAGR; this is encoded by the coding sequence ATGAGCCCGGAGACGGCGAAGGCCCAGGAGACCAAGACGAGGCTGCTGGAGGGCGCCCTGCGGACGCTCACCGAGCAGGGCATCGCCCGGACGTCGGCGCGGACGGTGGCGGCGGCGGCCGGGGTCAATCAGGCGCTGGTCTTCTACCACTTCGGATCGGTGGACGAACTGCTCGCCGCGGCCTGCCGGTACGGCGCGGAGAAGGCCGTGGCCGGCTACCGGGAACGGCTCGCCGGTGTCTCATCCCTGTCCGAGCTGCTCACCCTCGGGCGGGAGATCCACGAGCGGGAACGGGCCGGGGGGCATGTGACCCTGCTCGGCCAGCTACTGGCCGGGGCGCCGACGCACGCCGCGCTGGGGCCGGCCACCGCCGACGGGCTGCGGCTGTGGATCACCGAGATCGAGCGGGTGCTCACGCGCCTGCTCGCTTCCACGCCGTTCGGCGAGTTCGTCGACCCGGCGGGGCTGGCGCGGGCGGTCGCGGCGTCCTTCGTCGGGATCGAGCTGTACGAGGGGGTCGACGACCGGGGCGCGCACGCGGCGCTCGGGGCGCTGGAGCAGCTCGGCGCGCTGGTGGCCGCGCTGGAGGACCTCGGACCGGTGGCTCAGCGGGCGGTACGGCACCGCTTGCGGCGGGCCGGCCGCTGA
- a CDS encoding DUF4166 domain-containing protein, with protein MTSIFQTVMGADFDRLHPALRRRFSVGLASGEACTGRGVMDRIWHGPAFVRPFLALGAARNILVPRAGRNIPFVIENVPYADTFGRETVSFVRTFDLPGRARRFDAQMVLSPRGDRILDYLGTHQHLASDLHLRAEPDGSLLIRSGEHRFREGPVDVRVPEIIGATAEVRESFDETAGRFRIRVRVVNRYAGPLFGYEGSFTASYTDARVRGVRPGLRPVREEARA; from the coding sequence ATGACCTCGATCTTCCAGACCGTGATGGGCGCCGACTTCGACCGCCTCCACCCCGCGCTGCGCCGCCGCTTCTCGGTGGGTCTGGCGAGCGGCGAGGCCTGCACGGGCCGGGGCGTGATGGACCGGATCTGGCACGGCCCGGCGTTCGTGCGGCCGTTCCTGGCCCTGGGCGCCGCCCGCAACATCCTCGTCCCCCGGGCCGGCCGGAACATCCCGTTCGTGATCGAGAACGTGCCCTACGCCGACACCTTCGGCCGTGAGACGGTGAGCTTCGTGCGCACCTTCGACCTGCCCGGCCGCGCCCGCCGCTTCGACGCGCAGATGGTGCTGAGCCCCCGGGGCGACCGCATCCTCGACTACCTCGGCACCCACCAGCACCTCGCCAGCGACCTGCACCTGCGTGCCGAACCCGACGGCTCGCTGCTCATCCGCTCCGGCGAGCACCGGTTCCGGGAGGGGCCGGTGGACGTCCGTGTGCCCGAGATCATCGGCGCCACGGCCGAGGTGCGGGAGTCCTTCGACGAGACGGCCGGCCGTTTCCGCATCCGGGTCCGGGTGGTGAACCGGTACGCCGGGCCGCTCTTCGGCTACGAGGGATCGTTCACGGCGTCGTACACGGATGCCCGTGTCCGCGGGGTGCGGCCCGGGCTGCGGCCGGTGCGGGAGGAGGCACGCGCATGA